One genomic segment of Nonomuraea coxensis DSM 45129 includes these proteins:
- a CDS encoding 4a-hydroxytetrahydrobiopterin dehydratase — protein sequence MAEGLLTDEDIDTALVALEGWRREGDALLKDVPVTPDSHGWLTEAVMNEAAVLDHHPEIEHTADGIRFRLSTHSAGGVTARDVELAARIDHVLDGAAPDRG from the coding sequence ATGGCCGAGGGGCTCTTGACCGACGAGGACATCGACACCGCGCTGGTGGCGCTGGAGGGCTGGCGGCGCGAGGGCGACGCCCTGCTGAAGGACGTGCCGGTGACGCCGGACAGCCACGGGTGGCTGACCGAGGCCGTGATGAACGAGGCCGCGGTGCTCGACCACCATCCGGAGATCGAGCACACCGCCGACGGCATCAGGTTCCGGCTGTCCACCCACAGCGCGGGCGGGGTGACGGCGCGGGACGTCGAGCTCGCCGCCCGCATCGACCACGTCCTCGACGGCGCGGCCCCCGACCGCGGCTGA
- a CDS encoding ABC transporter permease, translating into MNALRLAAADGATIARRNALKIRRAPDLLGGVITLPIVFVLLFAYVFGSMISLPGMSYGEYLLPGIFVMTIVMSAQITGYTLTQDLQKGIFDRFRTLPMSPSAVLIGQTVSDVIMNLTSVVTMALVGLAVGWRIHSSPGEAALGFLMLLLFSYAFSWVTATVALVLRTPEVFNNVATIVSFPIVFLSNAFVDSDRLPGPLKPIAEWNPVSTLIQGARELFGNTSAAMPVPDVWPLRHAVAASLLWSVLLLVVFVPLATRLYQRAVSR; encoded by the coding sequence ATGAACGCCCTCCGGCTCGCCGCCGCCGACGGCGCCACCATCGCCAGGCGCAACGCGCTGAAGATCCGGCGCGCGCCCGACCTGCTGGGCGGCGTGATCACGCTGCCCATCGTGTTCGTGCTGCTGTTCGCCTACGTCTTCGGCAGCATGATCAGCCTGCCCGGCATGTCGTACGGCGAATATCTGCTTCCCGGCATCTTCGTCATGACGATCGTCATGAGCGCCCAGATCACCGGCTACACGCTGACCCAGGACCTCCAGAAGGGCATCTTCGACCGGTTCCGCACGCTGCCGATGTCGCCCTCGGCGGTGCTGATCGGCCAGACCGTCAGCGACGTGATCATGAATCTGACCAGCGTCGTCACGATGGCGCTCGTCGGGCTCGCGGTCGGCTGGCGGATCCACAGCTCGCCGGGGGAGGCCGCGCTCGGCTTCCTCATGCTGCTGCTGTTCTCCTACGCCTTCTCGTGGGTGACCGCGACGGTCGCGCTGGTCCTGCGCACGCCCGAGGTGTTCAACAACGTCGCCACGATCGTGTCGTTCCCGATCGTGTTCCTGTCCAACGCCTTCGTCGACAGCGACCGCCTGCCGGGGCCGCTCAAGCCGATCGCCGAGTGGAACCCGGTCTCCACGCTGATCCAGGGCGCGCGCGAGCTGTTCGGCAACACCAGCGCGGCCATGCCCGTGCCCGACGTCTGGCCGCTGCGGCACGCGGTGGCGGCGTCGCTGCTCTGGTCGGTGCTGCTGCTGGTGGTGTTCGTGCCGCTCGCCACACGGCTCTACCAGCGGGCGGTCAGCCGCTGA